The following DNA comes from Deinococcus cellulosilyticus NBRC 106333 = KACC 11606.
AGCAAGGTCGGGATCATCACCATTCCTCCGCCCCAGATGGTTGCCAACATGAAAGTCGGCAACATGGACGGCTACTGCGTCGGTGAACCCTGGGGCGGCGTTGCTGCACAGCAGGGCATCGGTTTCACCCACATCACCACCCAGCAGATCTGGAAGCACCACCCTGAGAAAGCACTGGTTTTAAACAAACAGTTCTCCGAGCGCAAAGACGATGTGATGGCCGTCATGCGGGCCATTCTGGACGCCTCCGCCTGGCTCGACAACCTGCCCAACCGCCGCAAGGCCGCCTCAGTGATTGGCGCATCGAAATATGTCAATGCCTCTCCAGAGATCATTCAGGCCCGACTTGAAGGCCGCTATGACATGGGTGAAGGCATCGGCACCAGGCAATTCCTGGACGACATGATGCTGTTCTCCCGCAAAGGGGCCACCAGCATGCCCCGCCACGGCCACGCGGTCTGGTTCATGACCCAGTACGTGCGCTTCGGGTACCTGAAAAAACTTCCCGATGTGGACAAAATCGCCGAGAAGCTGATCATGGACGACCTTTACAAGCAGGTCGCCAAAGAAGCCGGTCTGAAACTCCCTGACGACGACATGAAGCCCTGGACCATGACCCTGGACAAGGCCAGATTCGATCCCAGCAAACCCGAAGCCTACCTCAAAGAGCACAGCATTTAAGGAGGTGTGAGATGCAGAACGTTCAATCCAACCCCATCACGGTCAAAAGAAGCGGCGTGGTCCTCAAAGGCTTCAAAGATGCGGCAAGCCAGTTCGGTTTCTTTGTTGCGGGCATCTCCCTCCTGCTGGTCGGGTGGTGGATCGTCGGACAGAACATCAAGGACCTCCCCACCCCTATCGATGTCTTTCAGGCCCTGAAAACCCTGCTCTCCGATCCTTACTACGAGCGCGGTCCAAACGACCGGGGCATCCTGAACCTGCTGCTGAGTTCCCTCAGCCGGGTGGCCGGAGGCTTCCTGCTCGGTGCCCTGGTGGCCATCCCCCTCGGTGTACTGATGGGCAGCGTCCCTTTTGCCAAGAGACTGATCGATCCCATCGTGCAACTGCTGCGCCCCGTGAGCCCTCTGGCCTGGTTCCCCATCGGTCTGACCGTGTTCCAGAGCGCAGAGCCTGCCACAGTGTTCATCATCTTCATCACTGCCCTGTGGCCCACCGTGATCAACACCGCCTTCGGGGTCGCAAACCTGCCAAAAGACTTCAAGAACGTCGCCAGGGTCTTCAAATTCACCCCTGGACAGTACATCACCAAAGTGCTGATTCCCTTTGCCCTGCCCCACATCATCACCGGTCTGCGCATCTCCTTCGGGATTGCCTGGATGGTCATCGTGGCTGCAGAAATGCTCTCCGGCAAATCCGGCATCGGGTTTTACGTCTGGGACGCCTGGAACGCCCTGAACCTCTCGAATGTGATCTCTGCGATCTTCATCATCGGGTTCACAGGACTCCTCTTTGACCGGTTCTTCGGATTTCTCGAGCGGAAGGTGAAATATGAATAAAGGCACCCCCACCCTGGACATCGAAGGCGTGCACAAGGCTTTCGGAAGCTACGTCGCCGTCGAGAATGTGGACCTGAAGATCTGGCCCGGTGAATTCATCGCCCTGATCGGCCACTCTGGATGCGGCAAGAGCACCCTGCTGAACATGATCTCCGGCCTCGAAAAACCCTCCGAGGGGCACATCCGCCTGAAAGGTCGCTCTGTCGAAGGCCCCGGTCCAGACCGCGCGATGGTGTTCCAGAACTATTCGCTCTTGCCCTGGCTCAGCGTGTTCCAGAACGTGCTGGAAGCTGTCAAAGCTGCCCAGCCTGAACTCGGGGCCGCAGAACGCAAAGCCCGCGTGGAGGAGTTCCTGTCGGTCGTGGGCCTGATGCCCCACAAAGACAAGAAGCCCAGCGAACTCTCCGGCGGCATGAAACAGCGTGTGGCCATCGCCAGAGCCTTCGCCATTCATCCTTCCGTACTGCTGCTCGACGAGCCTTTCGGAGCCCTGGACGCCATCACCAAGAGCAACCTCCACGAGGAACTCCTGAAAATGTGGTCCTTAGAGAACACCGACGGCACCCAGAAGAACGTGGTGATGGTCACCCACGACATCGACGAGGCCATCTACCTCGCCGACCGCATCGTGGTGATGAGCAACGGACCCCGCGCCCGCATCCACGAAATCATCGAAGTCCCTCTGGCCCGCCCTCGCAGCAAGGCCGAACTGATCGAAGACCCCACCTACCTGAAGATCAAGAGCCACCTGCTTTCGCTGCTGAGCGTGGTGCTGGCGCATCCCGCCTGAACCTGCAGGGGCGCAGCGTGCTGCGCCCTCTGGAAATTCCCATCCCTGTCCCAATTCCCAGCAAGGAGAATCAAAATGCCCAAGAACGAAGCCAACAAAGTTGTGATCGCCTCCACGTCAGGATTCACCATCCTGTTCGCTGTGTGGGTGATGTTCGCCATCATCGGCATTCCGCTGCAAAAAGAGCTGAACCTCAGTGACGCCCAGTTTGCCCTGCTCACCGCTGTGCCTGTGCTGACCGGCTCTCTGCTGCGTCTGCCTGTGGGCATCCTGGCCGACAAGTTTGGTGGAAAAAACGTCTTCACCATCCTGACACTGCTCACCAGCATTCCGCTGTTCATCCTGCCCTTTGCCAGCAGTTACAACGTCATCCTCACCCTTGCGTTCTTCGTGGGTCTGGCCGGGGTGTCTTTCGCCATCGGCAACAGCTGGATTGCGTTCTGGGTGCCCAGAGAGCGTCAGGGCCTGGCCCTTGGGACCTTTGGTGCAGGGAATGTGGGTGCCAGCATCACCAAACTGCTTGCCCCCACCCTGATCACCCTGATTCCTGCCACGGGAGCACTGATCCCCGGCGGATGGCGCTTTGTGCCCCTGCTGTACGGAGTGTTGCTGCTGCTGACCGCTGCTTTCATCCACTTCTACGCCCCTGAAGATCGCAAGAACAGCACCCCCAAAACCCTCTCCCAGTGGCTCTCACCCCTGAAGCACATTCAGGTCTGGAGATTCGGTCTGTACTACGTGATCTTCTTCGGTGCTTACGTGGCCCTGTCCAGCTGGCTTCCCAAATATTACAAAACCGTGTATGGGATGGACCTTGCTGTCGCTGGACTGCTGACTGCCCTCTTCATCTTCCCTGCCAGCCTG
Coding sequences within:
- a CDS encoding CmpA/NrtA family ABC transporter substrate-binding protein codes for the protein MTKLNRRQFIKAATVTAASAVPAVNFVKAQSKKIQLGFIALTDCASLVMAKELGYFEKYGVDVDIVKMASWAATRDALLTGDIQGAHCLFGMPFSVYTGIGGQAGKELPIAMMLNNNGQAITLESSFKGVGTDLKKVKDRVDSLIKSGKAPTFAMTFPGGTHDIWLRYWLAAANIDQSKVGIITIPPPQMVANMKVGNMDGYCVGEPWGGVAAQQGIGFTHITTQQIWKHHPEKALVLNKQFSERKDDVMAVMRAILDASAWLDNLPNRRKAASVIGASKYVNASPEIIQARLEGRYDMGEGIGTRQFLDDMMLFSRKGATSMPRHGHAVWFMTQYVRFGYLKKLPDVDKIAEKLIMDDLYKQVAKEAGLKLPDDDMKPWTMTLDKARFDPSKPEAYLKEHSI
- the ntrB gene encoding nitrate ABC transporter permease, with the translated sequence MQNVQSNPITVKRSGVVLKGFKDAASQFGFFVAGISLLLVGWWIVGQNIKDLPTPIDVFQALKTLLSDPYYERGPNDRGILNLLLSSLSRVAGGFLLGALVAIPLGVLMGSVPFAKRLIDPIVQLLRPVSPLAWFPIGLTVFQSAEPATVFIIFITALWPTVINTAFGVANLPKDFKNVARVFKFTPGQYITKVLIPFALPHIITGLRISFGIAWMVIVAAEMLSGKSGIGFYVWDAWNALNLSNVISAIFIIGFTGLLFDRFFGFLERKVKYE
- a CDS encoding ABC transporter ATP-binding protein codes for the protein MNKGTPTLDIEGVHKAFGSYVAVENVDLKIWPGEFIALIGHSGCGKSTLLNMISGLEKPSEGHIRLKGRSVEGPGPDRAMVFQNYSLLPWLSVFQNVLEAVKAAQPELGAAERKARVEEFLSVVGLMPHKDKKPSELSGGMKQRVAIARAFAIHPSVLLLDEPFGALDAITKSNLHEELLKMWSLENTDGTQKNVVMVTHDIDEAIYLADRIVVMSNGPRARIHEIIEVPLARPRSKAELIEDPTYLKIKSHLLSLLSVVLAHPA
- a CDS encoding MFS transporter, with translation MPKNEANKVVIASTSGFTILFAVWVMFAIIGIPLQKELNLSDAQFALLTAVPVLTGSLLRLPVGILADKFGGKNVFTILTLLTSIPLFILPFASSYNVILTLAFFVGLAGVSFAIGNSWIAFWVPRERQGLALGTFGAGNVGASITKLLAPTLITLIPATGALIPGGWRFVPLLYGVLLLLTAAFIHFYAPEDRKNSTPKTLSQWLSPLKHIQVWRFGLYYVIFFGAYVALSSWLPKYYKTVYGMDLAVAGLLTALFIFPASLLRPLGGFLSDKFGPRIVTLYSFVVCVVASLLLSLNTSIMPLPLFLTATLLLGVGMGVGKASTYKLIANWYGADMGVVGGLVGLLGGLGGFFLPLLFASTAKAYAPSAFVWLLGFSVISMAIFMGAVRMIQAREVRSNLVAADD